A single genomic interval of Hoplias malabaricus isolate fHopMal1 chromosome 7, fHopMal1.hap1, whole genome shotgun sequence harbors:
- the klf11a gene encoding Krueppel-like factor 11a, whose amino-acid sequence MPTVAPDSGQTSLMDICEVIMERNRHDSEKSCFTTLQYHDLEAAEALVYMSALVERSPKPRPLTPTSDSCDSLSLLQENLENPKDLVSLSSLCMTPPQSPSFAETSTTSAVITTMPALAGLGLKPSVTRPRMCPVLTNTAATHRTLQTSSTTFLPNNLPPSSSEPAAPCRAMATSVIRHTADTSLEHHIPSLITVQEKPGLSEGPVQLSDTNAHVTILTEVQTCSSPCTSTEGERTIPSLNSSSSSTPLPQTSHPMPQSPIASSPVLCQVFPVNGQTGIISAIVQTHVQMQATGQKPILPQSSSFSQPLLVGSPVAQGTVMFVVPQSQAPQCQQNVVTVGNTKLLPLAPAPVYMPPGQSGGTAQTDFSRRRNYVCSFPGCKKTYFKSSHLKAHLRTHTGEKPFSCHWEGCDKKFARSDELSRHRRTHTGEKKFVCPVCDRRFMRSDHLTKHARRHMTTKRSATWPTEVRELNKMASSQAPSTQSSLALSVLLPASN is encoded by the exons ACCAGTCTGATGGACATCTGTGAAGTGATAATGGAGAGGAACAGGCATGACAGTGAGAAGTCCTGCTTCACCACACTGCAGTATCATGACCTTGAGGCCGCTGAGGCTCTTGTGTATATGAGCGCCTTGGTCGAGAGGTCACCCAAACCTCGCCCTCTGACGCCCACCTCCGATTCCTGCGACTCGCTCAGTCTGCTCCAAGAAAATTTGGAAAACCCCAAAGACCTGGTGTCCCTCTCTTCTCTA TGCATGACCCCACCACAAAGCCCCAGCTTTGCTGAGACCTCTACAACTTCTGCTGTCATCACCACCATGCCTGCTTTGGCTGGTTTGGGCCTCAAACCAAGTGTCACACGGCCCAGAATGTGCCCTGTATTGACCAACACAGCAGCAACACACAGAACCCTGCAGACTAGCAGTACCACATTCCTGCCAAACAATCTTCCACCATCATCCTCTGAGCCAGCTGCACCATGCAGGGCCATGGCCACCAGTGTCATAAGGCACACTGCAGATACATCTCTCGAACATCACATTCCATCCCTTATCACAGTGCAGGAGAAACCAGGGTTGTCAGAGGGGCCTGTCCAGCTGTCTGACACTAATGCCCACGTCACCATACTGACTGAAGTTCAGACATGTAGTAGTCCATGTACTTCTACCGAAGGGGAAAGAACCATCCCCTCACTCAATTCCTCAAGCTCCTCAACCCCTTTGCCACAAACCTCCCACCCCATGCCACAGTCTCCCATTGCCAGCTCTCCAGTTCTCTGCCAGGTGTTTCCAGTGAATGGACAGACTGGCATCATCTCTGCAATCGTTCAGACCCATGTTCAGATGCAGGCTACTGGGCAAAAGCCCATCCTTCCTCAGTCATCTTCTTTTTCCCAGCCACTTCTAGTGGGCTCTCCTGTGGCTCAAGGTACTGTGATGTTTGTAGTTCCTCAGTCCCAGGCCCCACAGTGCCAGCAGAATGTCGTAACTGTTGGCAACACTAAACTCCTGCCCCTGGCCCCTGCTCCAGTGTACATGCCCCCAGGTCAGAGTGGAGGGACTGCACAGACTGATTTCTCCCGCAGGCGGAACTATGTCTGCAGCTTCCCAGGATGTAAGAAGACCTACTTCAAGAGTTCTCACCTAAAAGCCCATCTGAGAACCCACACAG GTGAGAAGCCATTCAGTTGCCACTGGGAAGGCTGTGACAAAAAATTTGCACGCTCTGATGAACTTTCCAGACACCGCCGCACTCACACAGGCGAAAAGAAGTTTGTGTGTCCAGTGTGCGACAGACGCTTTATGAGAAGTGACCATTTGACCAAGCATGCTCGCCGTCACATGACCACCAAACGGTCTGCTACATGGCCTACCGAAGTCCGTGAGCTCAACAAAATGGCCTCCTCCCAGGCCCCATCAACACAGTCTTCTCTGGCCCTCAGTGTACTTTTACCTGCCTCAAACTAG